GAAGTGTGGGAAGAACATTCTGATAATCgtgattttgtttatatttttggatgttgTAGTGCAACAACACacgcaaaaatattttctgatgatGTATTAACATAGTGTTAGTGCAAACACTTACATCCTAagttttttatgtattttggcAATGcagatatttttttgtctttgcaTCAAATTCAGGTTTTTTTCATTTACTATTTCTTGCATATTGTTTACAACCAGATATCTAATACAGGTTTTTAACAAAGcattaaacaaagaaaatacatCATAAATCAGTAAAATAAGTTACATAAAATCGACCATTatgcagaaaataaattaacataaaaccaaataaataatataaaaaaatataacaccatgaaaaaaatgaagaaagaacGGTGAAAATAGGTTGGAAATAGCTTAAAAATAAGGTTGGGACCCcccattttcatccaaaatagCCAAAGGCTGATTTTGTCCCGCCAAAAGGCCTCAGTTAACAGTCACGTGCACTGCCCATTGCCTCTACGTTAGTAAGTCAATGGAAGTATCATATTTGCAAGGAAAGGCTGAATTGTGGTACCTATTTAagctatttttcaaattttggtacCAAAATTGAAGCATGCCCTATATAATggtactaaaattgcaattttctctattttttcagatatattactatatttctatatatatttaatttaattatatattttttaattattatttagttaaatataaacttttgattCAAATGAGACGAAATCTAgtccatttatttattagttaaatttagacattaaattgaaatcaagATTCAACGATTTTTAAAcgagaatataaatattattttaaatttaagcaAAAAGAATAACGCGTGTAATACATAAAACACATTAGAGGGtattttgctctattttttataacacaGGGGAAAAattgttgctttctttttcacGGGGGGTAAactaatttttcttatcacagaaggataaattgcatttaacccaaTAACGGACACTAcgatgaaatttaattaggtCCCACTTAAGAAACAacagtaaaaattaaaaacatatttatatttgaaacttTTAGTTTAAagtgaatttcaaattttaatttagtcataCATGTAAAagatgtaattaaaaataaagctgAAATTTAAGTTCCATagtttttacatataaatccaatatttctttaatataatgaGTATATTAAATACTATTAAGTTTAATTCATAGTtatattgaatataataatatatttaatccagacttattatttatcacaaaaattgaatcatataattatataaataaaatgcatattagtcttatacaaatatttatattattcttttattcaatataacatatatataaacaaaagtgatgagttttaattaataaataaagctAAATTAGAATTTCGAATAAAATCATccattgtaaaaaataatagtttacataaattgattaatcatCATTCCACCATCAAAGTGTTTCTTTCACTTCCAtatgtaaaatttcaattcaatttaataaaaatattcactatgtttggtttcgtttttaacttgttttgatgTGTTCTGTGcagatagaaagaaaaaaataaagataaataagtatgtgttaaaAATAGTGTGTTAAGTTTCTAACTATTTAAAGTTATTATCCTCTTAAGCATTATTTACTTTGGGAGATTGGTCTGAATTAGCAGTCAATCTCACAAAGTAGGATGTTTTCTTTGTTAGACTTGAGACTCGGAATAAGAAGTCGGCCTAAGCTCAAGTCCTAGCATGGCGTACTCCTCCTGTTCGAACCGGGGTTTGAAACCAAACCTCTCTTCAAGAGGATAGATGGGTCGATTCGGGTGAAATCCAATGTAGATTCAACTTTCGATTCACTCGTGGGATCCGGGCGgtcgggggggggggggggccaCCCGCGGCCCCTCTTTTTGAAAACCACTCTCGAGCACAAGTTTAGGTTCGGCCTCAAtgggaaaagaaaatggagcACCTAACAACGCATCTTCACAGACCAAGAACTACGAGACTTGTAGAAGCTGAATAATCCATCCTATCTTTTTTCATCTGATAATTAAGAAGTCTAATAATACTGTTGGAACGAAACAcgaaaaatgattaaattgataaataataagtaaaatcatacaaaaagttataaaagtAAACTTTGAGTTGGAAACAAACTAAAATAGTAACTTGACCAAAGAAATGcggataaaaattttaaacccgataatgataataatttgatcGAGAAACCAAAAAGACCCTaagacaataatttaaaaagaataatgaattaagaattacataataaacaaaatgtaagaaataaaaaattaaatatgaataattcctaggataataatttgatcaaaaaaaaatttgggatAATAAACTTAGAACAAAGATAGAAGAACACATTATTACTAATCTTCGAATCGCTCTAATATTGTAATAAGAACTtcgatttaaaaaaaagaagaagaagaagataagaatatttagaattttaaaaaataaaaaaatatttaaaactagagacaataaattaagttagattaataaaatgaaaactacactacttatatatgtatatatatatatattaatatgtagtgaaaatttcatttttatttatactttttctaataaaagcaaaacaatTCAATTTGGAATTCTTTTGTTTGTATGTATTTTTCTACTAGAACTGTAACAATCAATTTGGAATTGGAACATCATTCTACCTAACATTCTTTTTGGTCAAGAAAGTTGGCTGAACTCAAACAGTTCACAACataataaattgacaaaaaaaattacaattttcgtCCCAAAATATAGGgtagtttttaatattaattccatattttttgaaatagtcaatattaatttcatattttaagaaaatattgcaatatTAAACCcacattttaagaaaatattgtaaaattagaCCCAAAATGAGTCCTAAATATTGTAAAGTTAGTTCAAAACATTGCAAGTTTTTTTTACGGTTGgactaattttgtaatatttttttaaagtgtgaGACTAATATTGAGTATTTCAAATAGAATAAgactaatattacaaatcatCCTATAAtttaggaccaaaattataattttttctaaatttataaaaaggcTTGCTCcgtatatctatctatctatctatagtATTATACTATTTAGTAGGTCAAAGTAATCATCTTCGGTTCACGAAGtgtatattgattaaaatatccTCAAGAAAGTTTAGGAATTTGGAGTCCTCCCCCAACTGAAAGTAACTTCTAAACcttaaaaatttgaagtcTGGTGGGGGGAAGACGTCTCCTCAATTCTCGAGCCAAAAATTCAGATTGACATCCTTATCTCCCAAGATATCCTCATCCGCAGTGGGCTCCAACCGCCCCCATGGATTGCGGAATTCCCCAACTGCTAGGAGATGACCATCCACCAAATCTCGGAGGATCCTCCAACCGCCGAGAGATGAACTTCCACCAAATCGGTGGGGATTCAACCTCATCTCACCACTTTGAGAAATGCTTCACAAAATCCGTGGGAATTCGATTTTATCCAATCTGTTGAGAGTTGTCTATAAATATAGAGTTTCCCAATGGGAGAAGAAACATTTTTACCTCAATACCACAAGTTTGATCTTTATACTATAAATTTCACTTTCATACTGCCACTTTGGTtgaaataacaatattattttcttacttaGAGTTTTACTTCAATTCTAACCCATTACTTATAGACAATAAATGAGTAGCTCCGCCCTCAATTccacttattttatttcagtaCTTTGTACTTCAACTGACACCTAACACCATATTTTGATCGCATTAATAACAAAGtaatcaatattttccatgatttatagccaaaatattatcataatttttaattatagttaaaattttggcCCGCTAGCAGAAACAATGTCTAATAGTCGTTGCACAGCCCAAGTCTTATTTCTTCTAATGTTTAAaggttttatcttttttttttctcctttttttattatattattttaaattatttttcatctactcattataaattcttcaaaaaaattaattttacataaataatttaagaaattttattatttaatatttagaaattcAAGCATACGCATGGAACCAATCAAAAAGCTCTTGCAAGTAGGGGTGTTTAGTTCGATTaaccatttttaaaaatcaaaaatcaaaccGAACATGCTCGGTTCCATTATTTGgttttttaaccaaaaaaactaattttttgaaaaaaaaaatatataaacaattttagtacttttcatttttgtctaaaaatatctgtataaaaatatcaaattctaaaaaataaaatgtataattaacaaaatatttacgaacgcaatttaaaatttcaaatcaaaagaacacaataaaaattcatttgtaCTAAATTGGTAACtattattaagcttatttttagataatataaactaaaatattatacttaatttttaatatcatctaaaactaaaattcatatgattaataaatgcattttgtcTTAATGGattgaaattgtaaatttgtaatgataaaattcatatgattatattaaatatttatttataaaataattattaaaatgtaccaaattattgattaaacttgttatttgataatataaactaaaataataaaataccatattttacatatttgaataatgaagaattgaaaattgaggAACCAGTTAGAACAAGAGAAgatggacaaaaaataaacttaaaaatagaatatataatatagaatatattatataataatatattttagtataattaataaaatatatatatatatatatatataatattcagtTTTTGGTCCGGTTTGTCGTCGAAcggttgaaaaaaaaaatcgatcgaaaaattgatttatttaataatatatatatatatatatatatcactcgGTTTTGGATCCGGTTTGTCACCTGGTGGAAAAAAAATCgatcaaaaaattgattttttttaataaaatcaaatttttgatTCGATTCGATTAGACCGATTTAACCGAATGAAGAACACAATGCAAGTGTAATTAGTGCAAGAAGTGCTGTtgttctataaatagagagcCCGCCTCCTCTGTCCTGGGCGAAGCATTTGCAACGGAGGACTCAAAAGTTTGTCATCACAGAAGAAAATCGCAGGATCGGAAGCAACGTTGAGCTCCAAAAAAGGAATGGCGATTTCTTCAGTTGATAATTCGCATGCCTCATTGGACAGGTAAGTCCCATGCATCCATTCTTGCGTATTTCAGTCTCGAATTAAGTTTTCGATCTCAATTTCTTCactctctttttcctttttttgtttgactCTGAATCTTGAGTATTTGAattgttgtgtgtgtatatgagTAGATTGTGTTGTGTTTTATCATCTGATCGAAAAACTTtggtttgatttgatttgattttcgAGCTGGATGTGGGCGTAAGGGTCTTGATGGTGTCGTCGGCCCAATTTGTCTATAATTTCAAGTTTTGTTTGTAAATTGACGggattcaaaatttgaagttgtCCTCACACATACAACCAGAATTCTACTATCTGATCCCGAAGACTAAGGATTCTGGCTGTGTACGTCCCGTTTTGAGAGagtattttcaattaataaaatgatctTTTACTTGATTTTGGCTTGATTTGATGTTTTTCTGAAGTCATTGGAATCTGAAAAGGGCATAAGTAGATACTCGGATGATCATTTCACAAATCTGGATATAATGCCTTCTTGAAATGACTGTGGTATAGTTATGTAATCCTCCTTTTGGATTAAGCATTTAGCAGATACAGGTTTAAAGCAAAAGCATCAGGAACCAACACGATGAAATTCTGCTTTGAGGAATAAGCAACCATAAGAAAAGCTTTGAGTGTGTTTATGTATAAGCAAATGTCTAGTGTCTTATGTATGTGTTTAAATTTGTTGTTCTGTTTcttttgaaacaaaataaagaatataaacatatatataggataCTCTctgtaaaagagaaaaagaaagatttttgTACACTGGAATCTAGGTTGAAACTTCTTTGCTTGCAGTTTCACTTTCTTTCATGATCAGtgatgtatttaattttatttatttatttatttttataaatagtgatatattttaattgattgaacCAATTTCCTTTAAGTTCTTTTcctacatatttatattatgagGATCAAAGAACCAATGCAAATTGCAAATATTCTGATGACAAATGTTGCACTGGACGAATATGCTTGAGCTCAACTACAGGCCTGCCgttttccttatttttattctgCTATATGATTCACTGAAATTGTGATTTCAAAGCTAACGTAGAATAGAGTTTCCTTACCGGCTTGATATTCACAATAGTCAGAGTTTTAGCTTTGTTTGGTTGCTAATCTCTAAACAAAATTCTTGGAGCAAGTTATGGGGTTTCACTGCTGCCACCAGACGCCTGAGTAGGTTAAGATCGAGATAGATCTGTGCATAGTTTACAGAGTGAAGTGATCTGGTCATGGATTTGATTAATACTTCtgttatttgattaaatgtcAAAGATTGTCGTTACAAATAAATTAGCGAAACTAAGGGAGGTTCTTGCTTGTTTtctacagaaaataaattaacaaaaacaagGTAGGAATCTGAAGTGTGCTTATTTTGTATGCAAATCAACTCTACCAGTTGGCAGTCTCTTTTGTAGAACTAGGTCGTGAAGTATTTAGTTAGCAGATGACAGCTGAACACTAAAACAGAATAGCTTCTGTATCCAAGGATcaagtttttaaatattgttgtCAAAGACCATCATAGCTAGTGTCTAGCATATCATAGGGTCATGATATTGTTTTTTGGGTGTTTGACCTTTTACTTAATTGCTTTTCTTTAACTCGATAAATCTTTCATGCTCTTGTTACATGAGAAAATTGCTTATTCTTGCATTATCTGTTAATCAGTGGTGGTTCTCTCTCGCAAATTGCTCCACTTGAAGCAGTTCTATTTGACATTGATGGAACGTTATGCGATACAGACCCCCTTCATTATTCTGCTTTCAGAGAAATGCTGAAGGAGGTAGGATATATTCTTCTGTTTGGTACTCTATTTCTCATAAGATGCCTCATATTCCTTTGATTATTATGCTTTCAGTGAGATGCTTCAAGAGGTGGAATATATTCTTTGcctttctattttatttctaacaAGTACTCCCTCATGCACGaccgtaattgtttgttcaAAGATCATGTGCTCTCATGGaaacatgttttatttttatacaccTGTAGTAATTCTATCTCAATCTTCAATTTGGCTCTAAATTGAACTGATCTGATCCTTTGAACAGATTGGATTTAATGGTGGTGTTCCAATTACTGAGGAATTTTTCATTGCTAATATTGCTGGGAAACACAATGAAGATATTGCATCCGTCCTTTTCCCAAATGATCATGAGAGGGGTCTTAAGTTCACGGATGACAAGGAAGCAGTGTTTAGAAGGTTCCGTCCTTTTCCCCTTCTTCCCCACTTATGCAATATATGAACGCAAGCATTTTTAGTCTTACTCCGCGTTTCCATCTCTGGTGGGAAATACAGGATAgttaaggaaaaaattgagCCTGTAAAAGGCTTACATAAATTCACAAAATGGATTGAAGATCGTGGGTTGAAGCGAGCTGCTGTTACTAATGCTCCTAGAGAAAATGCGGAGTTGATGATCTCATTGCTTGGACTATCAGACTTCTTTCATGCTCTTATTCTTGGAAGTGACTGTGAACGTGTGAAACCATTCCCAGATCCTTATTTAAAGGCACTTGAAGTACTCAAGGTATCAAAGGAGCACACATGTGTATTTGAGGTTAGTCTTCATTCACCCAAATCAATCCCCCACTCCCTGTCTTTATTGGTTGTTCTTCTAGACTTTATCGCAACTGTTGCTTTTTCAGGATTCCGTTTCAGGAATAAAAGCTGGGGTTGCAGCTGGTATGCCTACTATTGGTTTGACGACTAGGAATCCAGCAGAACTATTGATGCAGGCCAAGCCTGCTTTTCTCATCAAAGATTACGAAGATCCAAAACTTTGGACTGCCCTTGACGAGCTTGATAAAATGGGTAAGGTTAAAACAGGTGCAGAATGAAATGTAGACATGGTTGCTACTAAGTCAGACAAATACAGTGTAATAGGAGTTCCACCAAACGCAAGTGCGAAACATCACTTGggaataacaaaatattagatcCCAGGAAAAACCCATTACTTAGTTTTCGAAACTAAGTCCAACTTTCAGCCTATTTTGCTTATATAGAACTCCATTTGTTTCCTTCCCCAAGTATGTCAATGATATAGGCTTTTATGGAGAAGGCATCTCTCAGATTGAAAATAAAGACGAGTTATCATGGAAGTATTATGAGAAGGGATTAGATTGGCAATCCAGCAGAGATGGAACTGAGTTATCCTTGAGGGTGATTGATTGTGCTTTGCTCATTCAAACTCAAGGCTAATACTCCATACTCTTCTGATGTTGGGTCTTCTGATCTCGGAAATTATTCATGTGCTTTCTTTTCGGTTCATAGATCTGGCAATATGATCGCACACTCTCTAGCGCGTCATGCTAGAGACCTTGTGCTTGCATTGTCAAACTTTCCATTCCAATATACGCCGCTGACTTGCTCGGCACTCATATTTCTTaggtaaattataagtatctccctaattataaatacattctcattatttaaaaaattaaaagtatccTTTTGATTTGAACGTTTGTCTCAAATTATtggctacataattattttttatttgaggggATATTTGTAGATTTCAAATAAGTGGTATTCATAATTGTGTTAAATTTCAGGataattaactttaatttatcctatttctttatatattcaCGATCTTCGccatagataaatatatatgtatgtgtgcgtgttggggtggggtggggtggggtgggggtgggggggcgCTATTCATGATCTTTGGATATAATTGGATGTACTGATTTGAAATGACTCCATATTAAGTGGATTTAGAATTCATTATAATGAGACAAAATATAGTGCAACatcaaagtttaaaaatttgaaactttttgtGGCATGGaattatccaaacatattatatagattcatttatttaattttttttctagaggAAATggatttattgttataaatttaaaattctttaattcaAATTGCGGGGATCCAAACCCATCATTAATGAATTCTGCTAAGAAAAgagattgaaatatataacCTACACCTTTCATATCACACAACATAACAATTACCCCcttttaactataaaaaataggaaaaaaagaaaatttttgttctataattttggtttaaatttattttgatcttttacttttgacaatattaaatttagttttttatctATTACTTTTACGTAGATTTGATCCTTTAGCCTAATTTATGACTATTTTAGTCTTTTGACGATAAAGGCTAAGAATCTATCTTAATGTTCCAagtgtattataaataaatatttctttcaataaaCCTAAATTCTTATACTATTCTAGACGAGCATTAACTATGAgatgcaaaataaattgatatatatatgaattaaaaattgctCTTGAAAAGTTGTGTAGGGATAAAATTgacaaaagattaaaattaaataattttaaaaattacaagattaaaagtaaaacaaataaatttaaaaaattaaaattaataacagaCAAACTTAAatgactaaataaataatttatcctaaaaaacATTGGAGAGGAGGGACTTTTCATTTCACTAATTCTTTGGGCTTTAACCCAAATTTGATAAGTAATGTTTGGGTTGGTCTTTGGAAATATGGTGTACTGAGAATTTGCCCTTGTGGTTGGATCCATTTCTCAAACATGCTCAACtgtatatgaatatatagggaaaattgcattttatgtatcataagttatttatttttttttaatttttttgtcaaattattttttaacttaccGTATACATCATGCAACTCTTAACAcaatttgcaattttcatcccaaattttaatttcattaattttttttagaaaagaaaccTTAATTTAAACATTGAATAGTGAATGTATTTGTATTATAACTGTAACCTCAAGggatgtacttataattttacaaatgatAAGggatgtttttgtaattatttaagtgATGTTACTGTAATCTActctattaaaaataaagtatcaaGTTTATATGTGATGTCATAAGCATAAGAGTAAATTAAACGAGGAATACTTACTTTCTTACgcttaaaatcaaaagaaatggtATAACTGATGTAATCGATTTTAAGAAATTGTTGTTTGTGGAAAAATAAGCATCTTACACTTAAAATCGAACGAAGAGTATAATTCATATAACTGAATTTAAGAGATTGttgtttgtgaaaaaataagtgtattaagaatattttacaGTCTATATTTTATCGATCAAAGTTAGTTACTCTATGACTTCAAACCCTAATAAAATGCTATCGATATTACATGCTAGTTAtaatagtaaatttatttaattctgcACGAAAATAATATGctcactatataattattgcaattaaaatttatatttttacacttcttgaaattgagttaattacacaaaaatctCCTgtcattacaaaattataagtaaatcCCTGATTTAGGGGcacaattttacaaataaatccctGATTTAGGGGcacaattttacaaataaatccctTGAGTTAAACTACATTAATACCCTCCAAGGactgtatgtgtaattttataaaggaCAATAAGCGTTTGTATATAAGACCTAATCTAAGGGgtgtttgatataatttataatcaaaattaacaatataaaaagGATACTTTGGACAAATAAAGAGATAagtgcatttttggtccttaaaTATAATCACTAATGTGATTTTTTGattctcaaataatttagatttgcaattttggtcctcaaacTTTAGCTGTACGTAcccgaattttgaaaaaaataaaaaatttgggtttaattctaattttcgttctatatatatagctagtggtgtggtaattttgattttatggactaaattgtcaaattaatattttacgggattaaaattatcaaacaccCATGtatataggacaaaaattgcaatttgagGACCGCAATTTTCATCCCATGTATATGGTGGAGATTTGGCAGTTTTGATCTCATAAAAAGTTGATTTAACAATTTAGTCCatcaatttatcaattttaccACATGAACGATTCTTCTCCTCAGAATCATCAAAATCCCCAATTTTACTGTCATGTGCACGTGGGATAATCCAACAAGTTCTGAAAGTTCTggcaaaaaaatttgaaaaatcccTCGCATTTGGCAAGCAATGATAAATTGAAGGactaaattatcaaattaattttttacaggATCAAATTTGTCAAACTCTTATATACAGGACAAATATGAGGCAGTCATTCATGCACCCGATATACATAGAATCTGATAATTAAACGACTATCCATACctcacttttaaaaaataagaaatatataacaatCATTGTCTACTGCTCGAGCTCAAGCCCGAGCCTCCATTTCTGAGCCCGACGAGCTCAATTCGTTTGTACCCCTATCACTGTGTTCCTCCCTCTTCAGGAGTGCTAAGAGAcagcaaattaaataattaatgtgtaTTCCATcacaagataataaaattaaatggtgATTaggatcaaaatataaattaataaaatattaattaggatATGACGTGTTTCATTTATGGTTCAAAACCTGCAGTATCGATCCATAAGTGGATTTGCTGATCAAAGATATAAGCACGCGCAATTTTGGAGCACTAATCCACAATTAATTAGGTATAGTGTATTGTAAAACTTGAAATGTGGTGataactattatatatatatatatatatgtatatgacgattttatggtgaaaaattacacatatgtGTTGTATGTGACGATtcatatgtgtaatttttcgatTGAAAATTTAACTAAGAACTGACTTATGGTGGTAACTTGCAAAATTCGTATAATTGATACgacaaattaaaagaaaaaaattaaaataacaaaatataaaaatgatagtaGTTCGaagaccaaaatattttttaccctATGATTATTACCTAGAAACTATGAAATGACTCACCAACTGAACTAGACCTCGTCCGCaaagagaaagcaaaaaaaaaaaaaaaaagttagtggtggtaaattaccaaaaaataatagtacatatatatatatatatatatatatatatatatgcatggtgatgatgatgagtgGTGAGTGTGTGTTGTTGGTGGTTCACACCACAGATTCAATGGCACGTCGCACTCCTCCTCAAACATGAACTCAACTCCCACATATATGATCACCACTTGTGCCCTCCAACAATTCCATCTCACCATTCGTTTTTGATAACTGCGTTTCATTGTTCAACAGTCACATTTTCTTGATGTTTGCCTATAACATATATACTTGTCTTTACtatcaattctttttcttttttctttttttaattatgttggaCGTTGGATCGAGTTTGTGGACCCATgactcaatatatttttatatttgatatagagTTTGAAGTCTATCAACTTGATGTTGGGATAAGGATTCTTACTCGACAAATAACATGTAATGGAGTTTGTAGTCTTTAAAATGCATATTGGGATAAGGACTGTTTTAGGATGGACtctatttgaaataaaatttgtagtACTTTAAATGCATATCGGGATAAGGACTTCACTTAGGGATTGAGTTAAGTACACCTTATAAATAGGGTATCTGACtgatcaaacaacaaaattactATCACGGATGAGTTGATCACAACACA
The window above is part of the Sesamum indicum cultivar Zhongzhi No. 13 linkage group LG2, S_indicum_v1.0, whole genome shotgun sequence genome. Proteins encoded here:
- the LOC105155942 gene encoding haloacid dehalogenase-like hydrolase domain-containing protein Sgpp encodes the protein MAISSVDNSHASLDSGGSLSQIAPLEAVLFDIDGTLCDTDPLHYSAFREMLKEIGFNGGVPITEEFFIANIAGKHNEDIASVLFPNDHERGLKFTDDKEAVFRRIVKEKIEPVKGLHKFTKWIEDRGLKRAAVTNAPRENAELMISLLGLSDFFHALILGSDCERVKPFPDPYLKALEVLKVSKEHTCVFEDSVSGIKAGVAAGMPTIGLTTRNPAELLMQAKPAFLIKDYEDPKLWTALDELDKMGKVKTGAE